From Sphingorhabdus sp. SMR4y:
GATGGACCGCAAGATGGCCGCCTATCGCGCCCGCAAGAATCTCGAAAAGGCAATGGCCGAAAACCCGGCCGCTGCCGAAGCGGACACGGCCGACAGCAGCGCTGATGCCACCGCGGGAGAATAAGGTTGAGTGATTTCATTCCCGCTCCGATCGCGCAATTGCCCTGGAAAACGATTTTGCTGCTGTTTGTCTTGGCAAGCTTCGGGTTCGTCGTTCTCTACTCCGCAGCTGGCGGCAGCCTGACCCCCTGGGCCGGCCTGCACATGGTCCGTTTCACGATCTTTGTCGGGATGGCCATCGTGCTCTCGCGCTTCCGGGAAAATTTCTGGAAGACCATGGCCTTCCCGATTTATATCGTCGTTGTTCTCATGCTGCTCGGGGTCGAGCTGATCGGCGCGGTCGGGGGCGGCAGCCAGCGCTGGCTCAATCTCGGCGTCATTCGGCTGCAGCCATCGGAACTGATGAAGGTCGCGATCATCCTGGCGGTGGCCCGTTTCTACGATCTCCTGCCGCCCGCCCAGATCAGGACATGGGGCGCGATCTGGCCCTTGTTCGGGCTGCTGGCCTTGCCCTGCGCCCTGATCCTGATGCAACCCGACCTCGGCACCACGATCACCGTGGTCACCGGCGCGCTGACCATCGCCTTTCTCGCCGGACTGCCATTGCGCCTCTTTATCGGCGGTGCGGCAGCGGTCGCGGTTCTGGCTCCCCTCGCCTATTTCTTCGCGCTGGAAGATTATCAGCAACGCCGCGTAACCACCTTTCTCAACCCCGAAAATGATCCGCTCGGCGCCGGTTACCATATCAGCCAGTCGAAAATCGCGATCGGATCAGGCGGCCTGTTCGGCAAGGGTTTTCTGAACGGCACCCAGAGCCATCTCGATTATCTGCCGGAAGGCCACACGGACTTCGTCTTCGCCACCATGGCCGAGGAATGGGGCCTGATGGGCGGTATATTGGTGCTGTTCTGCTTCTTCCTGCTGTTCCGCTGGGGCCTTGGCGTCGCCATGAAGGCAAAAACCCGCTTTTCCCAGCTCACAGCGGCGGGCATGACGGTGACGATTTTCTTCTATGTTGCGATCAACCTGATGATGGTGATGGGACTGGCGCCAGTGGTCGGCATCCCCCTGCCATTCATGAGTCACGGGGGCTCGTCGATGATGACCATCATGATCTGTGTCGGCATCCTGATGTCGATCGAACGCAATCCGGGCCGAAGCGGCAACGCGTTTGGATGAAAATTCCCAACCAACCGGTTGCGTTCCGGAAATCCGGCCCTATATAGCCCCTGTAGTGGACGCTTAGCTCAGTTGGTAGAGCAGCTGACTCTTAATCAGCGGGTCGTGGGTTCGAACCCCTCAGCGTCTACCATTTTCTTCGATATAGAAACCATCCGGTGGATGGCTTCCGGCAGAGCATGCAGCGCAATTTTATCCGCTGGTGCGGTTGCATGCCTGGCACGCTGCGAACATCATCCAGAGAGCCTAGCTAAGCGCCCGACGGGACGCCGCGATCCTGGTCTTCCGGCAAGTCGATCGGTGTCGCCGCGCAAATCGTCCTCAGCGCCTGTTTCAGACCCTCCTCGATCGTCGGATGGTAATATGGCATTTCCAGCAACTGGCTGGCGGTCTGTCCCTGCTGGATCGCCCAGGTCAATATGTGCGCAAGATGTTCGCTGTCGGGCGTGCACAGGTCCGCGCCGATCAGCCGGCCATCCGGTGCGGCCGCATACAGCGTGAGGACGCCCTTGTTGCGGCCTTCCACGCGCGCCCTGCCCTGATCGCTATAATCGGCAGTGCGGGTGATCACGCCATCCTCTTCCGACTGGCCGATCCGTGCCACGGGCGGGCTGGTGAAGGTGATGCTGAAATGCGGAAAGCGATCCGCCTGCATCGAAGCCGGATAGGCCACGGCATTGCGCCCGGCTATCGCGCCATCCTGCGAGGCCTCGTGCAGCAAAGGCAGATCGTCGGCGACATCACCGGCCAGAAATATCCTGCTGTCACCGCATTGCATCGTATTGCGGTCATGGACCGGCACGCCATGATCGTCGAGTTCCAGTCCGGCAGCCGCAAGATCAAGGCTGTCGAGATTCGGCGGCCGTCCGGTCGCGACCAGAACATGATCGAAATCCGACTGCCCCGATTCCCCGCCGCTCCAGGAAAGATGTGCGCCGGCGTCCGTCGGGCTGGCGTCAATGTCCACGCCCAGTTTCAGAACAAGATCGGTCTCGATGATCTGCTTCAGCGAATCATGCACCTTGTCGCAGCGGATACCGCCGAGCCTCTCATTCTGATCGAACAGGGTGACTTCGACACCGAGGCGCGCCATGGCCTGCGCCAGTTCGAGACCGATGGGGCCGGAACCGACCACCGCGAGGCGGACGGGAAGATGCTCCAGTTCGAATATGGTCTCGTTGGTCAGCAGGCATTTTCCCAGTCCCGCAAACTGGTCGGGAATGAAGGGACTGGAACCCGTGGCGAT
This genomic window contains:
- the rodA gene encoding rod shape-determining protein RodA, with amino-acid sequence MRLSDFIPAPIAQLPWKTILLLFVLASFGFVVLYSAAGGSLTPWAGLHMVRFTIFVGMAIVLSRFRENFWKTMAFPIYIVVVLMLLGVELIGAVGGGSQRWLNLGVIRLQPSELMKVAIILAVARFYDLLPPAQIRTWGAIWPLFGLLALPCALILMQPDLGTTITVVTGALTIAFLAGLPLRLFIGGAAAVAVLAPLAYFFALEDYQQRRVTTFLNPENDPLGAGYHISQSKIAIGSGGLFGKGFLNGTQSHLDYLPEGHTDFVFATMAEEWGLMGGILVLFCFFLLFRWGLGVAMKAKTRFSQLTAAGMTVTIFFYVAINLMMVMGLAPVVGIPLPFMSHGGSSMMTIMICVGILMSIERNPGRSGNAFG
- a CDS encoding dihydrolipoyl dehydrogenase, translated to MASILRCDVAVIGAGTAGLAAERAARANGASTLLIDPHFNGTTCANVGCMPSKLLIAASHAAHAARSTDIFGIRVPTVDIDGQAVMQRVRDERDRFARLTRESIADIPARVRLRGRARFIASNSLELDDGRQVEARRIIIATGSSPFIPDQFAGLGKCLLTNETIFELEHLPVRLAVVGSGPIGLELAQAMARLGVEVTLFDQNERLGGIRCDKVHDSLKQIIETDLVLKLGVDIDASPTDAGAHLSWSGGESGQSDFDHVLVATGRPPNLDSLDLAAAGLELDDHGVPVHDRNTMQCGDSRIFLAGDVADDLPLLHEASQDGAIAGRNAVAYPASMQADRFPHFSITFTSPPVARIGQSEEDGVITRTADYSDQGRARVEGRNKGVLTLYAAAPDGRLIGADLCTPDSEHLAHILTWAIQQGQTASQLLEMPYYHPTIEEGLKQALRTICAATPIDLPEDQDRGVPSGA